One window of the Cherax quadricarinatus isolate ZL_2023a chromosome 41, ASM3850222v1, whole genome shotgun sequence genome contains the following:
- the LOC128695918 gene encoding V-type proton ATPase subunit e, which produces MGASAIPVILMTLFWALVGIVLPIILPKGPNRSLMQCILIITAVSCWLFWLCCYMHQMNPLIGPALHNTTIIAINDIWGKK; this is translated from the exons ATGGGAGCCTCAGCCATTCCTGTTATTTTAATGACCCTCTTTTGGGCTCTCGTGGGCATAGTCCTGCCCATCATTCTTCCTAAAGGACCAAACAGAAG TTTGATGCAGTGTATCCTGATTATTACTGCGGTATCATGCTGGTTATT CTGGCTGTGTTGTTATATGCATCAGATGAACCCACTAATTGGACCGGCACTCCACAACACCACTATCATTGCAATAAACGATATTTGG